Proteins encoded together in one Chelonoidis abingdonii isolate Lonesome George chromosome 1, CheloAbing_2.0, whole genome shotgun sequence window:
- the GATD3 gene encoding glutamine amidotransferase-like class 1 domain-containing protein 3, mitochondrial, producing MYAPDIPQMHVIDHTKGQPAEAESRNVLVESSRIARGKITDLAKLSTKDYDAVIFPGGFGAAKNLSTFAVDGKDCRVNGEVERVLKEFHKAGKPIGLCCISPVLAAKVLPGAEVTVGHEEEEGGKWPYAGTAGAIKALGGKHCVKEVTEAHVDVNNKMVTTPAFMCETELHHIFDGIGAMVKGVLKLTGK from the exons ATGTATGCCCCGGATATTCCTCAGATGCACGTTATTGACCACACCAAAGGGCAACCAGCTGAGGCTGAATCAAG AAACGTTTTAGTGGAATCATCAAGGATTGCTCGTGGTAAAATCACAGACCTGGCTAAACTTAGTACAAAGGACTATGATGCTGTGATATTCCCTGGTGGATTCGGAGCTGCTAAAAACCT TTCCACCTTTGCTGTGGATGGGAAGGATTGCAGAGTGAATGGAGAGGTTGAACGTGTCCTGAAGGAGTTCCACAAAGCTGGAAAACCCATTGG CCTGTGCTGCATTTCACCAGTGTTGGCTGCAAAAGTTCTCCCTGGTGCTGAAGTTACTGTGGGACATGAAGAAGAGGAAGGTGGGAAATGGCCTTATGCCGGAACTGCAGGAGCCATTAAAGCACTGGGAGGAAAACACTGTGTAAAAGAAGTAACT GAAGCTCATGTAGACGTGAACAACAAGATGGTTACTACCCCAGCGTTTATGTGTGAAACGGAATTACATCACATCTTCGATGGTATTGGGGCCATGGTAAAGGGTGTGCTGAAATTAACAGGCAAATGA